A window of Rhipicephalus microplus isolate Deutch F79 chromosome X, USDA_Rmic, whole genome shotgun sequence genomic DNA:
AACTTGACGGTTCGTGGCATGAGGGCAGACAGTCTTCCACGTAGGTATGCTTTTATGGttattttttaaatacttgaGAGTCGGTGCGTAAGTGAtgaaataaagctttttttttgtctgtggtTTGCTTTACAGAAATATGTTTTTATATAATTAATTCACGGTTGtacttttatattttttattcagCACAGAGACAAAAGAGCATGAGTACTAAGCATTCTTGCATTTTGAAATCTGGTAGCCAACTGCCAGAGCCTTGTATTAGCCCTCAGAAGTTAGGGTGGCACCGCCTGGTGGGAAGCCTGAATTACATTAACGGCAGGAACTCATCGACACGCGTTGTGGTGTCTGCATATCATGCACTCGCTTCGTACGCTGTATTATTGTTTCTGATCTCTTTTCGCCTGTCACAAGCTTCAGATGAATGACAAAAACAGCATCGATAATGTTCCTAGTAAAGTGTAAAAAAAGCTATCCATTTTTTCTGTGCAATTGCAAACAGTGCCTGCACTTCGTCGTAAACACTTTGATCAGGTTTGTTGCGTCGTGCTGCTAACCTCGAGGATGAGTTTGATTTTTTACCACAGCAGCAACATTCTGATGGGGTTAAACAGCAAGAGCATGTTTGTGCTTAGATACAGGTAGTCAAAATTATTCTATAGTGTCCTGTAATCAAGTCATGGTTTTCACATGGAAGATTCCATATTTACATTATTACCTTGCTTTATTAATGGGCAGCTCCTTTTAGAGAAGTGATGGTTTTACCTCTACTCATGATATTTGCATGGAACACATGTACGTATCTGCAGAGCGTGTTGTTGCCAGGGTGCGAATTCCCGCGTACACTTACAAAGATTCATGATGCACCGAGGCTCCCAAAACATCTTGAGAAAGCTTGCCCAAGAACACTCATGCAGTTGTTGagtttgtttttcttgtgtgctcaCTCACTCATCATTTTGCTTAGTTTCACGTTTTCCTCACAATAATTTCGGGGCTTCATTAAAAAAGTGGCAGTTAATTGAGGAAATTTATTGCTCTCAGATTGTGTTTTCATCCAGCATCTTAGCAACGGTGCTGTCAAACTAATAAGTACTACTTTAGATAACCAGCTCATAAATTCATCTTCTTAGCATTTGATCAACCAGCATGTGTACATGACGTGTGAAACCAGTCTCAATGAGGCCAATGATGCGTAATTATTACATGAGCCACATCTCTGAGTGTGCTACAAAACAGTTCAGGACGTTCAATTTAACTTTCAGGTGTTCGTTTTGCAAACAATTGTTGCAGCTCAACTCCCGTGTGAATTTAACATTACCGATTGTGACGCAGTGGTTGCTCGGACCAGCAGTTCATGCAAATCAAGGTACACAGCCACATAATACCaggttggccccgccgcggtggtctagtggctaaggtactcggctgctgacccgcaggtcgcgggatcaagtcccggctgcggccgctgcatttttgatggaggcgaaatgtcgtaggcccgtgtgctcagatttaagcgcatgttaaagaaccccaggtggtagaaatttccggagccctccactacggcgtctctcataattatatgatggtttcgggGTGTTCCTACATATCATCAATCAACATAATATCAGGTCACTGTTGAGAAGAAATCTTTACATAATCCAAGTATAATATCTACTTATTTGCAAAAACGTTTTGTGTGTGGCAGTATTACTTGGTTTGATGATTCAAATATATTAAGTGATTCTTAATGATCGATCTGTAGCTGAAAGTGCAGCTTCGTCAAATCATTAGGATAATCTGCAGGGGCAGACTTAACTTATATGGCAAACCATAAAGTAGCTCGTGAATCGAAAATGACCTAATTTCATTTATAGGTATTCAGGACACATGTTTACTACAGAGTGTACATCAAGTTGTGATGAAGGTTGAAACATAAGTGTAAAGCACTGATTTCTTGTAGTAAGCAGTGAAAGTAATGAATGTCTTGCTGTTCTGCATTACCAGTTTCACAGGGATTCTTCTGTTTGGACGTGAGTTTCTGCTGCTTGCTTAATTATCGCTAGCAGTGGAAACGCCCCCATTCTACCTTGGCAGATTCGCATCACCATCACTGTAGTCGCTACTGCATTGCAAAAGAGCGGGGGGCGCAGAAAGAGGCAATATTTGGCTGCGGGGCAAACGAGTTCTTGCCGTGACGTTATATCAGCGCGACTGTTATGCCACCATAATTCATTCTTGGGCCTAATAGCTGCCTTATTTTCAAGTAATTATTGAAAGATTGCACTATAGCAGTCGATTGTTTATGGATCTCTTGCCGCAAATATTTGTTGGGCCCATCAAGTATAAAAGAAGTTACTAGGCTTTGTCACCCGCTGAAAGTGTCTTTTATCCTTTCCACTTTTGACATTCCTAGGAGTGTCCTGTAAGCCACACAAGAAGGGGGCGGGTGGCGGAGAGATGACAAGGGGGCAAAAAGCTACATCAGCTTGTATCATGGCCGAGGGAGTTTCAGAGTGCTGGCACATTGCAGCCATGCTAACTATGTGGCGAAAGAAGCATGATTGTTGTGTAAAAGTCTGGCTGAAGTTCATGAAAACCTGGTGCGCAACAGCTTTTTCTTGGTACAGTGAATTCACAGATTGTTTCCAGTTTTGTCATTGAGGTACTGACGTCTTGTGGTGGCTGCTATGTTGGTCAAACGGGTTGCTGCGTCATTGATCAACTCTGAGAGCACAAGAACATTCTCAAGGACAAAACTGGAAGCTATCTGGCGATTCACTGTGACGAGTGTGGATGCAGTCTGAATTTTAAACAGATGTGCATTTTAGGCAGATATCACGATTTCTGCACCTGGGAAATTTATGAAGCGTTCAGTATTCATTCCATTGGGCTATCATGTACGAGCGTACTGTCCATTGTACTATCTGAGAAGGAGATAAATTATATTCATAACAGAACTTTGCAGTCTCATCTACTAGTTGTCACGCATGCACAGTGCCTCCCTTTACTTCATTTGTCTCATTTCCCCCTTTCCCAGGCGTATATATGTGTTCACACAAAATACACACTCTTGTTAGCCAACGCTCTGTACTGTGGTCTTTCTTCTTCTCTCGTATacctgacctttttttttttttttttactaataaaGTCTACAAGCTTGCTCTAGTTCACAAGTCAGCTACAGATGTGTGGCCATATGTGAACGAAAAAACAGCTTCTTGAACACTGTAGGAGCTCTCTTATTTCATAGTGAGGTTGTATATGGTCTAGTTTgcagtgccatcatcatcataatttcttGACCACCACGCCGCGCCTCTTGCGCAGCTGAtactagctcgagctgcgcgagaacaGACTCTGTTCACGCACATCGGACGCTGGCAGCCGCTGCCGCTCTGCTTCAGCCCCACAAATAAAGTGGTGAGATCGGCACGGCCTCGTCGGCCACCTTCACGTCTTCGTCTCACATTTCTACTCTAGCTGCAGGTTCTGGTGGATCATGTCCGCGGACAGAATGATGCGTAGAATAATTTTAGGCAGCAGATAGATATTATACGGTTATGTTGCCCCTCGAGCACAAGGGGCAGGTGGCTATTTGGGACGAGAACGCACCTGGCTTAATGGTTTTGGTGTAGCTCCTCAGCAAGTCATGTGCGTGTAATTCGTGCAGGGGTCATTCTTGCTCAAACATAGTGCTCATTGTGTGACTGTGGTGCACCTGAGGAATGAGAGATGCCGAGCACAGTGAAGAATAATGTGCCCAAGGTGCCCATTGGCGGGTGCCAATACGAGTTTCTCGagatactttttttttgtcgtgtgtgtgtgtgtgctgtgggGGCACTTGAAATGACAGTGCAGTGCTTTTTGTATTTGATGGTGTGAAACTTGCGGCGATAGTAGTGCTGTGCTCTATCCCACTACTTATAGAGTGCAATGGCTCCCAATTTTTTGTAAATGGCTCCCAAACAGTAGCCTGTTGCTAAAATAATTTGTATGTATACTTTGTATGTTTATATAATTAATTTTATATAGTTAATATGAAATGGTGTATAGGTAGTCTATtaaaaaacaactttttttttggctttttttgtgtgtggagtTTCTGTAATTGGACTGTGGACCTTGTACTTGTGATGGCTCATGGTATGCCTCAATGCCAAAAGTGTCTATATATATGGCAGATCATGAATTTTCTTGCTGGCATGCAACACACAAATCATTGCAGCATCATTCTTGCAGAATGTTAAGCTTCTGAGCCAGTTTGTGTCACCATATACGGGAAAAATTTATGAGAAACACATTACTGGACTGTGCCAAAAACAGCAAGAAAGTGTCAGGAGAGAAATCATGAAAGCAAAAAAATGTGGTaagtgtttctctttttcataCATCTAGACAATACAGTGCTTGGTTTTATAgtttcattattttatttgcaggTATGATGCCTCACTACCTAAAAATGCCGAAGTTTTTAAAGGATCCAAAACTGTTTGATGCATTCAAGCCTAGTAGACCTAATCCACACTGACCTCAAGCTCCGGCAGAAGAACTGAGGTGCAAAATGGAAGTAATAATAAAAGTACAATTTACTGTACAATTTATTTTCAGACTTGACTAGTTGATTTCAAGAAAGCTTACAAAGATGTCATCGTTTTAATGACTACAAAATATTTCCTTCCGAATTGTAAAGAAGATAACCAGCTTGGAGTGCACAGAAGAATTCCGGTTATACAAAACAGTCATCATCTTCACTGTAGCCAATAACAGAGGCTTCAATTTGAAAGTTGGCAAGAATGTCTTTCAGGCCAGGCCTTGGTTCAGCCATGTGCTGTTGAAAGTCCAAAATCGCTTGCTGTGCTGCTGAGCGCCACTGTTCAATCAGCTCAGTGATAGGCTCCTCCTGGTTCTGCAAAAGGAAAGAGATCATTTCGTGACTCTCTCCTCATTTGCAAGATAAAAAATTGCAAAGTCGAGGATTCTGTACATTATGTCTAGGTGTATGCACACTCTTCAAGAACTCCAATAAAGGTGCTTGACATACCCAGTGATGTGATAGACCAAATCCATTTTGGTGCAGTTTCTGGAGCAATTAAAATCTTACTTTGAAGCAGCATATTCACAACCATTCATTCAGAGGAGTTATTTGCCACACATGTTTGGCTCTTTGCTTTTCTGCAGACATCCTAAAGCCAGATCAAGCTACCTAACAGTTGCCAGGGATTCACTTGGTATTTGTAGATGACTCTGGCTTGTCCTGATGCTTTAGTTGCAATATAGAAGCACAGTCTATCTGAACATTCAAGCATCTATTTACTAAAATAAAAGTCTGATTTACGTTAATTCTTTCAGTACAACCTAGTCCTTCATTGTGTGGGGATGTCTGCTGTCATGCTTTATGTACAGAATTGGGGGTCCTGGTTTATGAGGGACCACTAAGGATCAAGATTTAGTAGCTTGTCCTCTCTCCCAGTTATGTAATGTGTGCTCAAGTAAATTTAGGGTGGCGGGGGAGTGCGTATTTACATTTCACAAGTACAGTTGCCGAGGTCGATAAGCCCAGCCAAGACATACCAGAATACTGCGACACTACAACTGCCCAGTGAAGTGACAGTCACTGTACAGCACGTGGTATAGTTGGTAAAATCCGCACATTGTATGGCCTTAAATCTTGGGCACCCTGCTTGAAATATTTTAGAAATAAACTAGAACAAACAGCACTACAAAGAGTCGGCCAGTTTTGCATATATGATCTGAATTACTGTAATCAATACAGGGAGTCGAGCAAAActgccatcaaaaaaaaaaaaaaactaggtcattattacttttttgtggctgagagagagaaaaaaactttatGATATCTATATACAGGGAGTACGTGGGTGGTGGCCCGGTGCGAGCCACCCCTcccaaacactaggtgggctcctcaTTGCAGAAGCCCATTGGCGTCCAATGCGACTCGGGCTCTGTTGACCAGGGCCTTCTGGCTCGCCAGTTCGgaacagccgagcagggccgcatCCCAGTTTATCAGGGTAGGGTTTGGTTTTGGGTTGAGGCGAGGGGTCGACcagcatgcccacaccatgtggaagatgtCCAAAGACTTCTCCTATCCACAGCAAATGGAAACTATTTTATTGAACTAATGTTTTTCACAGTATGGTCAAGCTGTAATAAAAAACTAATGCAGCAAGTATCGCAACAGGGGCGAGTAGTTGTAATCTAGCACAGTAATTTCGCAATATGGGCGAGCCGAAATTGTTTGAACGGCTTGCGGCCAGCAAGTGTGTCAACTACATAGCACATTATTGCCTGGTGCGACGTCCACTCTGTAGTAGAAATCGCACCAGGCGACGTGCAACACAGCGAGTAGTGGCCTATGTAACCAGTGGTAACCTATGTAACTAGTGGTAACCTATGGCTTTCGAGCGCCTGCCGTATGTTTCTCACCGAAAGAACGAAGTCGTGGGGGTATGTTTGGCGCAAATACTCATGTTTTTGCAAAAAAGTAGTGGAACGTAGAAAGTTGTCACAGTTATGGCGCAGCTATCACATTATGTCACTGCATACCTTTTTCCTGTGCGATTTTACAATGTTCAGCTGCCGCAAGATGTCCTCCTTCCGGGATACTTCTCGCTGTGCATTTGAGATAGCCTTCTGAAGCAGAGATGGGTCattctcctgcgatgaaagaaaATGTTTATGGGCATTTACGTGCTCCACTTATTGGACGCAATCCTACAGATCCAAAATTTTCCTATATTATTATCGCATTGAACAAATGCGATTACAGCAACCTGCCTCAGAAACAGCATAACGCGTTGAACACTTGGAGGACTGTCATTCGGTACGGCTAcgaaaagtttaatttttacCGGCGTATCCTTGCATCGGGGCGAGTTTTCTTCCGGCGTCGGGCTCTCCATACCTCACTGTCTGCACGTATTATTTGCACCTGTTGTTCGGTGCCACATAACTAGCAAAAATACTTTCACTGCTCGCTGTGATAACGCTGTACACACGGAGGCATTACGAATGTTTATGCTACCCGCCTAGCGCATTGTTTGTGATCGAGCGATGAACCACAGGATGAACTCAATGTGATGAACGGCAGACAAACGGTAACAACGGTTGACGGCGGTACACTTTATCGTCGCTAAACACGCGTTACCATGTTGACGTATGTTGACGTAAAAGCAAAATGACCTTcaatggaatttttttttctacatcaaAATTTATGCTTCAAAACAAGTCGAAACCGAAAACAGCGCGCGGATAAAAACGAATAGAATATTGCACCAAATTACGTTGTAAGAAATACTGAACAACATTTTTTGCATATTTTCAGCCAAATCGATAAATTGCATTTTGAAATCGACAAAATAAATTTTCGTTTTAAAGCATAAACTACGGGAATATAATGAAtttcagtttttcaccaacctttcACCAGCAGGCTCGGATCTTGCCGGCGGCATGTTATCTTTTCGtgaatttttctttcttgacattttcATTGCAACTAATTGAAATAGCAACCCTTAAAAGTTTCGTggcattattgttttttttatttctgattaATGTTGCGtttaatgaagaaaacaagaacgcCTTATGGGGTGCCGTGTCCGTGTTAGTCATCcattgaaatgcaaaaaaaaaatacttagtTACTTGTAGTATAATTGTTTACGGCGTAATTGACATGTCTGCATATTATTATTAAGCGCTCTGTTGGCCGAAACATCGCCACGAGAGCTGTATCTGACATATGAAATCAAGTGCTGATATTAACTCTGACCATAGAGTTGGAATTCTCACTAGCGCCACTATACTTGTAGCTGACTTCCCTAGCGGCAACAGGCATGAACTGAAGCCTTGACACTCGGCAGAGGGCGTAACAAGAAAGGCGGGAAAGTTGTGGCCTAGTGGCAGGCGCGTGCGAGTTTGTGTGTTCGAATTTTCCTAACGGTCCGTTCGTTATTTTGAGTCGCTTAAATAGATAGTGAACTTCGTTCGTTTGGTTCCTTTGTGTGTTTCGTTGCTTTGTGGCACTTTATGTGTGGACGTCTGCTTACGAGAACAGGTTGTATACGATTGTTCCGTCTCTTGCAGGTCTTAGTAGTTGAAAGTACTTTGGCTTTGCAGGTGACACTGAAGCGTTGACCGTGGCCCGCGAGAGACGAGTGCCCCTGCCTTGTCATCTTCCCGAAAATGGATCAAACGGGATGTTCGACTCCAAAGCGGAAACTGGATGAAACGGACTTTGCGACTCCACCGCGGGAAACGGATGCAGCTGAATTTTTGACTCCAACGCGGAAGCAAGCGCGTGCTAGTCTTCAGGGTTCGGCGTTGCGGGGGAAAAACGACGACGGTGCTGAGAAACACTCGAGACAGCAGGAGATTTTGCAAGAACTTCATTCTCAGCATACTGAATCGCCTGGAACGCCTGGCAATAGGTAAGTCGCGCCCCTTCCACTTGTGAACGATAAGTCTGTATGGTGAATTTCCCGGGTGTAGGAAAAAATGCCTCCGAATATACGTCGCCTGTGGCATTGCTCTCTAGGTAAAAGTACTCAAGTGAAAAATTGACCGAAGAACGAACAAATCCTGTGTTAATTAACTTTAGATAATCCTGCACTATTTATTCGACACTTCGGGAATTTTTAGGGCTCTCGGTgttcaaaaaaaaaggaagttctTTCTTTTTGAACACTGTATGTTCAGTTGGTATCATACCATAGTGTCGCTTATAGTGGGCTGGTGCCTGACTTGCGTGAGCCTACTCGCCAGTTAATTCGTCCGTCTGCGCGTGGCATAGCCGAGCTAGGCCGCCAGGGTGTCCTGGAAAAGTCGGGAAATTTGGACCCTTCTGGAAAAGTCgtggaaaagtcggggaatttctgaaaaatgtggccaggtcatggaaactgatAGCAGTTCTGTGCGACTGTCACGAGAAGAAGCATTACCATTGATGAACGCTTTAAATATTGCTCTTTCAACTGCAACTACATTGAGCTGCTAGAAggtctgaacaaaaaaaaaaaaaagactgcgtaACTGTTGTCTTTTAGTGTAAACATGGAAAGGATTCACCGAACCATGGAACAAAAAATTTAGTGACGTTTCCGCAACAGATATGGGAAGGAGCTTGGTTCAAAATAAAAGCCATAACGAAGGCACCGTGTACTTAAGTATGCCTAAATACGTACGTAAGCCACGAGAGTACATTGTCGAAAGTGTTCCAATACTCCTGTTCAGCGTATGTATAGTTGTCCGTATCTGGATTCCAGCTtcaggcatgatgcaagcttcttttaaatgcggagcatattGTAGTGGCACTTACTCGCAAATCCGGCAGCGGCGGTGGTGTCTACACCCCTACTGCACATGTCAGGCTCTCGTGTCTTCATTTTACACGGATGCCCCGAGATGGCATCACTTCTAAGTTGCCTAGCAGCTTTGACTGCGATGTCAGACTATCGCAGGGTCCTTCATAGTTTCATCTGTGGTTTTTGTTAACTGGTGTGTTTGCTTCGTGGTTTTTCCGAACATCAAACAGCTGACTTGCTTACTGCATGGCCCAGGGGTTTCATTTTGGCCAGATTTAaatatttttgcacattgacAGCATGTGCTCAGAACATTCTGAGCACGTCTGGTAAATAATTTTAGTTATTTTATATGGAGTGCCATATTTGTTTTTTACCACTCAAGGGTTTGTTTCCAGTGCAAAGAGTTTTCCAAGCAGACGTGGcagtcatggaatttgcttttaatcattgtagaaaacctggaaaagtcagggaatttagGAATATCAAATTGGGAGATACCCTGGCcactgttaatttttttttccagatgGGAAATTTTAGTTTCCAGTCAAGTATTTTGGCAAATTTGCTCAATAACCTGACCCATAAGTGCCTCAGTACAGTTCCCTAGAAATGGTCCTGCTCATTCCTAAGCGCAATAGCGGATATTGATGCTTGgaattatttttctttatatCGTATACCTCTTAGAAAGTAGGCAAAGGATCAGAGACCACATCTGCACTAGATAATTTCAACAGCAAAAGCAATGACAGGACAaccgaataagaaaaaaaaaaaaggctggtgcATGTGGTGAAGTAAGTTTTACAGAACAGGCCACAGTGATATGAAGGCTCTCAAGAAGTGCAATTGCAGGTAGTGTTCTGCTGAAATGAGGTCCACACAACTTTCCTTTTCACAACTTAAGAAATGATGCTATATGCCACTAACTTTGGCCATTTCATCCCGAAATACCTGTTTATGTTGTCGTGAGATGGTGCTTTCATGAGACAGTGGGACATCGTTTTCCAATTTTTTTGAAAAACTCCGTTCAGCGGACATTTGTAGTTTATGTCAATATACCACAGCCGGTTTTTACATCAGTGTAAAAAAATGTGATCGAACCTAGAAAGAGTTAATGTGTAATTGTTCAACAATTCTTCTTCAGTCCTTGGCTTCAGTGAGTGAATTAATTTCCTAAGCAAAGCACCATCCGATTCAAGGCCTATCTTTCTGAGTGGGTTGCACAATGATGCTGAGGAAGCAACCAACCAAGCTTCAGAAAATCTTCACTTTACATCATTGGCTTTGGCTTCTTGCGAATGAAATGCATGAGTGGCCCTCCATACAGTTGGGCGACTGTGGCCCAGGATGCTTTTCACCCCAACTTTCAGTTCCAAGTCTCCGCATGATTGTTTGTTCTGGTTCCTTCATCAAGAGTGGCCGAGTAGATGTTTCACTTAGTGAGAGGTGTGCACCACATACTGCTCTCTCAGCTTAATTACCCGCCAGTACATACCCAAAATGTATGTACTGTCAAAATGGTCTCGTACTTCTCTTCCAGCTTCTGGCATTAAACCTTTCAATGCGGTCATTCTATCTTGTACACCAAGGGGCAGAGAAGAGAAGACGTCCAGCATTGCCTTGAGAGTTCTTAACTTCTGATCTTGCCTGTAGAGTGATTAACCCGAGCTCTTGAATTTTTTGCCAGGTGCTTCGGCATAAATGTAAAAAGCACATGCTTATGGTGATGTCTTTTTTAAAGACTGCTTTTACAGCATTCAATGTGGGAAATACACGATGTGGCCTAGCAGTACAAGAACAAAGTATAGCTGCCGAAATCTCTTGGAAGCGCACTCGAAGTTTCCGTCCATAAAACAGGTGCTGCTCTCGGCTAAGAACTTCACTTAATTTGTGCTGGCAAATGGATGTAGTCCATTTTCAGTCTTTTGGCCAGTATTGTTTTACAGGAAGCGCTCTGGACAGTCACCTGCAATCATAGTCCAAGGTTCTAGAATATCAAGGTCCCTGAGGTGGACAGCATACGGTGCGAACATTTTGCTCTGCTGCTGGTGAATGCAGTATTTGTGTGCTCGCTGCTTATGTGGCATTTTTCTTCATTTATAAAGTTTATGAGGACATCTGGGACGATGGTGGCTGGTTTTGCTCTCGAGACAAGGGCAGTCTCTATTATTTTCCGCTTCATTTTTGGGACATTAATTGCAGCATTACAGTGGTTGCGGCGAACACTTAAGGCACGTTTACACTAGAGAGAGAAACACTGACATTACCTCGACAAAAACAGGAGGCAGATGCAAACCCCATCGGCTGATGAGTTGATCGCCAACGAAGTCGGCAGACCCCATGGTCACACTAGGCCGATGACGACGGCGCCACCTCAAAAGACAGTGTTTCATCGTAGTGTGACATGAGGAGAAGCCGAGAGAACCAGGAAAACGCATCAGCAGACCTGTCGTcggcgtgtcttcgggagatcggcggctgagcaaAAATTTGCCCGATCtctttgcttcaaacgaccacgaagcGGGCACTCTTGAGGGAGTTAACAATGCCATCTCCGAGGCTTTAGCAacgtctgaataggcagctcggGTATCCAATGGAAGTTTTTTCTTCGCTTCCCTATTGTGTGCACCACCCTCGTCCTTCGTTACCATAGAATATCGTGGGGGCTGCATTTCGTTGCCAgagagggacaatggcagagcaGGGAGCGTGCCTGAAAATGAGGTGCAAGTTTAGTTGGTGTCGCTGTGTGTGTTTCCAATGTGACTACAGAATTGGCCTACGAAATactgtgagcacgacaaggcgCGGGTGGGGTCTTTGAGAGACCACCGGCGAActgtttgtgtctttgcagtGAACATAGGCCaacgaaaagagaaaaaacactCTTAGAGACAGCCCACTGATCGAAATCTGTGTCGTGTCCCTCAAGTGTGAATGCACCGTTAGGTGGTAGTTGTTTTTATTTGTGCATTATTAATGTACCTTTGCATTTATTACGTTAAACAGAATGTCAGTCTGAGGCAATGTCATTTGGTATTGTGTATATATAACCATCAAGGCACAGCTTTGTGCCTTCTTTGGTTGATTTCATTGACTCCATTCTACAGATAAGGTCTGTGTCATTTAAGTCACTACCAGGGCAAGTATCTAATTAGCTGTTCAAACCGTACGCTTACTTTTAGAGTACTTGTATGACCAAACTGCTGCTTCAGGATGAAATTCATGGATGTTAAACGGCCATCGCCTTTATGTTGTTTGAGGCTCGTGTAATAGGTAAATAACACTGTATCTGATGTGCACATTGTATGTGATATTGTCTCGGACATGAAACTTGCGTAGATGAAACTGAAAGTTGGGCATGCTGGTTTGTCATTTTTGAGCCCATTCTGTAGTCTCTTCTCTTACACTGTGGAAATGATAGATATATATTTCTTGCACATTAAATTTCAGCAAACTGCAGTCTTGGCATggattctttcttttttaatgagaaatgaagAATTGGCAACTGGAAGGCACAGTTTTCGAAGGCCCTTGTTTCTGCTGTTTTTTTCTCACAAAGCAAATGGGGCATTTTTTTCTGGCAGGTttattcaggggggggggggggggggtttgggaTATTTATTCCAGAAACATTTTTTCTGAAAACCTAATTTACGTTGTAGATACGTTTGTTGTTAGTGAAAGTTGCGTGACTATGTTGCGGCATTTAACTGATGCAGGTCTGTTGGACTGGTGCCTCCGACATTCACAGATGTCCAGCTTGCCGAGCATTACACCAGCTGTATTCGCCTGTCGACCGAAAACGTGAGGTCTTTTTCAAACTTAAAGATGAAGATTTATGCTAATCGAGCCATTTTGTTTTTCAGAAAATCAACGTCAAAAATGCATTTAATTTGCATTTGATTGACCTCATTAGAAAAGTCTTGCAAACTGAAGATGGATCTACAAACTTTCAGGTTAAATATTGTTGATATATGTCTGCAATCATTTATATTGTAAGATTGCTTTGGGATTTCATGTGACAGTGGTATGTGAAAAGCCAATATATTTAATTTATGTAAACAGGTTGCCAGCTGTACTCTAGAAGCAAGTGCCAAAATCTATGCTTGCCGTGTGGATCATGTGCACTCTGAAGTGCTGAAAATTGCTGGCGAACTTGGAATTTCATCGAGGCTTAGAAAGCGTGAGCT
This region includes:
- the LOC119175874 gene encoding uncharacterized protein LOC119175874 is translated as MESPTPEENSPRCKDTPENDPSLLQKAISNAQREVSRKEDILRQLNIVKSHRKKNQEEPITELIEQWRSAAQQAILDFQQHMAEPRPGLKDILANFQIEASVIGYSEDDDCFV